In Pogoniulus pusillus isolate bPogPus1 chromosome 1, bPogPus1.pri, whole genome shotgun sequence, one DNA window encodes the following:
- the CHP1 gene encoding calcineurin B homologous protein 1, which produces MGSRASTLLRDEEIEEIKKETGFSHSQITRLYSRFTSLDKGENGTLSREDFQRIPELAINPLGDRIINAFFPEGEDQVNFRGFMRTLAHFRPIEDNEKSKDQNGPEPLNSRSNKLHFAFRLYDLDKDDKISRDELLQVLRMMVGVNISDEQLGSIADRTIQEADQDGDSAISFAEFVKVLEKVDVEQKMSIRFLH; this is translated from the exons ATGGGTTCCCGGGCATCCACACTGCTGCGGGACGAAGAGATAGAGGAGATCAAGAAGGAGACGGGCT tctcCCACAGTCAAATCACTCGTTTGTACAGTCGCTTCACCAGCCTAGACAAAGGAGAAAATGGCACTCTGAG CCGTGAAGACTTCCAGCGGATTCCAGAGCTTGCTATCAACCCACTGGGAGACAGAATTATCAATGCTTTCTTTCCAGAAGG AGAGGACCAGGTGAATTTCCGTGGGTTCATGAGGACACTGGCGCACTTCCGACCCATAGAAGACAACGAAAAGAGCAAAGACCAGAACGGACCAGAACCACTGAACAGCCGAAGTAACAAGCTGCACT TTGCTTTTCGGTTATATGATCTAGATAAAGATGACAAGATTTCCAGGGATGAGCTTCTTCAG GTATTACGGATGATGGTTGGTGTAAACATTTCAGATGAGCAGCTGGGTAGCATTGCTGACAGGACAATCCAGGAAGCTGACCAAGATGGAGACAGTGCCATCTCCTTTGCAGAGTTTGTGAAG GTTTTGGAGAAGGTGGATGTAGAGCAGAAAATGAGCATTCGATTTCTTCACTGA